A region of the Streptomyces sp. SS1-1 genome:
CGGCGATCCCTGTCACTGCCAGCCCCGCACGCCACCGTGCGGACCGGCCCCACCGCGTACTTTTCGTGATCTCCATGGCCGGAACGCTACGGAGGGGCGGCGCCGCGGACCATCCGGCTGGCTGCCCGGACGGGGGTGGTGCTGGCACCCCTCCTCGCCCCCCGCGTATCGCTGTGCACGGGCTCCGGACCGGCGTGGTCACCGGCGCCCTGGACCGGCTCCAAGTCGTTCCGCTCCCCGGTTGACCGCTGCTCCCCCGTCCATGACCGAGGTTTCGGTCTATGGGATACGTGTCCGGTTTCGGGTGGATGGATCAATGGTCGGTGCCGTCCGAAACTGGAATCGATTCACAGCCCTTATATGGAGGTACCGCGCCTGAAACAATTGCTGGAATCAGCATCCCGACACGAAGCTCGTGGCCGAGGCGACGTCGCTGGTTCGTGAAGCCGCGGACGACACCTTGTTCAACAGGAAAGACGTCGTGGACATCATCATGGGGAACGCCTGGCCGGAATAGGCGGGCTGTTCTTGGCCCGGTAGGCCATGGCGAACGGCGGGCGGCACGGCCGGCTCCTCAGGAGTCCGCGGATCGGTGGGATCCAGGGTCCGCGTGGGCGAGGGACACGCCCTCGCCCCGCGAATGTCCCCTCTGCCCGACTGGAAGCGGCACACAGTCCGTGGACCGGATGACGTCCCGCTCGAGATCGTCCAAGGCGCGGCGGGCGACCTCGATGCGTTGGAGTAGGAGTTGTTCGTCCTGCGGTTGCGGTGTCCGGTGTCGGGCTTGTGGCGGCTCCCGTTCCTCGTCCATGCCCTTGGCCTCTTCGAGGGAGGTGAGGACGACGCCGATGAGGACGTTGACGAGGACGAACGAGGCGAGCAGGACGTAGGAGGCGTAGTAGAGCAGGCTCCAGCGGGAGATCTCCAGGCCGGCGCGTACGGCGTCCCCGATCCCGTCCAGGGTCATCAGGAGGAAGAGGGTGAGCACTGCGCGGCCGATGGAGCCGTAGTGTTCGGGGTCGTGGCGGCCGAAGAAGACCCAGCCGACCATCGCGTACACGTACAGCAGCAGGCGCCCACGAGGAGGAAGCTCAGCGTGCCCGGGAGGCTGCGGCCCACGGCGACGAGCACGATGCGCAGTTGGGGCAGGAAGCGGGCGGTCCGCAGGACCCTGGCCAGCCTGAGCAGCCGCAACACGGTGGTGTTCTCCCGCACGACGGGCGCGAAGGCACACAGGACGACCGCGAGATCGAAGACGTTCCACGGGTCCTCCCAGAAGCCGCGGGGCCGGTCCGCGTGCGCGGCCATGCGCAGCACGATCTCGACGGTGAACGCGGCCAGGCAGACGTGCTCGGCCAGCCGTAACCAGCCATGCCACTCCTGTGCGAGACCGGAGTACGTCTCCAGGCCCAGCAGGACGGCGTTGCCAAGGATCACCGTGAAGACGGTGAGCGCGAACCAGCGGGCCTCGGTGACCCCGCGGCAGTACACGGCGACTCGTCGACGTCCGGACGGGGCGTTGACTCCAGCCACTTGATCTTGGTGTTGCGGCATTCTGCTGCTTCTTCTCCTCCGGATGTGCGACGGGCCGCCGCCGCCGAACGCGCGGCAGCTCGTCGCGCGAGCAAGATCTAGAAGAGACTTCTACAGCACTGTATTGCCGATGCGTGAGCGACCGGGGAAGCCAGGCGGCCCCCGGGCCGGTGATCTGTCATGCCGCAGGCGGGGCTCCTTCACGGAAGGTTGCGCTCTTACGGGGCTGATGGTCTCCAGCGCTGACGAGGAGGGCGCTGGGTCCGAAAGCGATGGTGTGACGCGACCAGGCTGACCTGCAACGGACGCGTTAGATTATGCATGTAATATAAATTCCGTTGCCCGCCCGCCAGGGATGCGGCTTCTTGCCCGCCCGTGCGGTTTCGGCTCACACAGCGCGATGAACCAGCGGGTGTCCGCCTGCTCAGCCTGGCCTCAAGTGACGAGGAACCCATGACCTTTGACGATCTGCTGCCACCCGTGTCGCCCGCCGAAGCGGCCGAACTCGCGTTGCTGGCGACCGGCCCTGTCCTGCTGCCCGGCGAGGAGGGGTACGACGCCGAGTGCCGGATCTACAACCTGAACGTTCTCCTGGAGCCGGCGCTCGCGGTCGGTGCCGCCGACGCGGCCGACGTACAGGCGGCCGTCCGCTTCGCGGCCCGCCAGGGCAGACCCGTGTCGGTGAAGACCACGGGTCACCAACAGGTCCACCCGCCCGGGCGGGGTCTTGATCAGTACCCGCCGCATGAAGGGCATCACCATCGACGCGCACCGCAGACGCGCACGGGTCGAGGCCGGAGTGATCTGGCAGGAGGTCATGGACCGGGCCGCCGAGGCCGGCCTGGCCCCGATGAGCGGCTCCGCGCCGCTGGTGGGCGTCGCCGGCTACACCCTCGGAGGTGGACTCAGCCCGGTCTTCGGCCGAAGCCGGGGTACGCGGCGGACCACGTCCGCTCGCTGGAAGTGGTGACCGCCGACGGCGAGTTGCGGCACGTCACGCCGGACAGCGATTCCGAACTGTTCTGTCGCTACTCGGAGGGAAGGGCAACTTCGGCGTGGTCACCGCCCTGGAGTTCGACCTGTTCCCGGTGACCCATTTCTACGGCGGCGGCATCTACTTCCCCGGCGAACGACTCACCGAGGTGCTCCACACCTGGCGCACCTGGCAAGCAGACATGCCGGAGGAGATGTCCTCCTCGGTCGCCGTGCAGCGGCTCCCTCGCTGCCGGAGTTGCCGGAACCCCTCCGGGGGCCTTCGTAGTGCACGTACGCTTCGCCTACCTCGGCCCGTCGGCCGAGGGCGAGCGGCTGATCGCACCCCTGCGGGCGGCCGCCCCAGCACTCATCGACGCCGTGGGCGAGATGCCCTACACCGCGATGGGCGCCGTTCACATGGACCGCCGACGCCGATGCCGTATTACGACCGGACGACGCTGTTGCGCGCGCTCCCCGCCGAGGCGGCCGACAAGTTGATCGAACTGCTCGGTCCAGGCTCGGACTCCCCGCTGGTGAGCGTCGAGATCCGCATGCTCGGCGGTGCGCTCGACCGTGAACCCGAGGTTCCCAACGCCGTGTCCAGCCGCGGGCTTCCTTTCGTCCTCTTCGGTTTCGGTGTGGGCGCCCCCGACGGGCCGAGTTCCTGAGCGCCAAGCTCGACGAGGTGATGAACGCGATGGAGCCTGACAGACCGGCGCAGGATGGTCAACTTCCTCTCCACCGAAGAGGCCACGGACAGCGAGCGGCTCAGCGAGGTCTACGGCGCTGAGCGCTACCGCCGTCTGGCCGCGGCGAAGAAGGCGTACGACCCGCCAACATGTTCCGGGTGAACCACAACATCCAGCCCGGCTGAGCTTGCGGCCACCGGAACGCGCCGGTTGCGGTGGCAGGGCTTACTGGCCCTGACGAAGCCTCTGGACGTGCCGGTGGGTGATCAGGCAGACGGCGATCCGAGGAAGCCTCGTGGATGTCGTCGCGTCGTTCC
Encoded here:
- a CDS encoding FAD-dependent oxidoreductase yields the protein MKGITIDAHRRRARVEAGVIWQEVMDRAAEAGLAPMSGSAPLVGVAGYTLGGGLSPVFGRSRGTRRTTSARWKW